Proteins encoded within one genomic window of Anas platyrhynchos isolate ZD024472 breed Pekin duck chromosome 28, IASCAAS_PekinDuck_T2T, whole genome shotgun sequence:
- the FZD2 gene encoding frizzled-2: MRGPPGPALPALVWLLLGLSAPGRGQLHGEKGISIPDHGFCQPISIPLCTDIAYNQTIMPNLLGHTNQEDAGLEVHQFYPLVKVQCSLELKFFLCSMYAPVCTVLEQAIPPCRSICERARQGCEALMNKFGFQWPERLRCENFPRHGAEQICVGQNHSEDGGSPALLTSATPPAGQGTPGAPRYATLDHPFHCPRALKVPSYLNYKFLGEKDCAAPCEPARPDGHMFFNEDEIRFARIWILIWSVLCCASTFFTVTTYLVDMQRFRYPERPIIFLSGCYTMVSVAYIAGFVLEERVVCNERFQEDGYRTVVQGTKKEGCTILFMMLYFFSMASSIWWVILSLTWFLAAGMKWGHEAIEANSQYFHLAAWAVPAVKTITILAMGQIDGDLLSGVCFVGLNNIDPLRGFVLAPLFVYLFIGTSFLLAGFVSLFRIRTIMKHGGTKTEKLERLMVRIGVFSVLYTVPATIVIACYFYEQAFREHWERSWISQNCKSLAIPCPLHFTPRMSPDFTVYMIKYLMTLIVGITSGFWIWSGKTLHSWRKFYTRLTNSKQGETTV; this comes from the coding sequence AtgcggggcccccccggccccgcgctgcccgccctggtgtggctgctgctggggctgagcgCGCCCGGCCGGGGCCAGCTGCACGGCGAGAAGGGCATCTCCATCCCTGACCACGGCTTCTGCCAGCCCATCTCCATCCCGCTCTGCACCGACATCGCCTACAACCAGACCATCATGCCCAACCTGCTGGGCCACACCAACCAGGAGGACGCGGGGCTGGAGGTGCACCAGTTCTACCCGCTGGTCAAGGTGCAGTGCTCGCTGGAGCTCAAGTTCTTCCTCTGCTCCATGTACGCGCCCGTCTGCACGGTGCTGGAGCAGGCCATCCCGCCCTGCCGCTCCATCTGCGAGCGCGCCCGCCAGGGCTGCGAGGCCCTGATGAACAAATTCGGCTTCCAGTGGCCGGAGCGGCTGCGCTGCGAGAACTTCCCCCGGCACGGGGCCGAGCAGATCTGCGTGGGGCAGAACCACTCGGAGGACGGCGGCTCGCCGGCACTGCTCACCAGCGCCACACCGCCGGCCGGCCAGGGAACGCCGGGCGCCCCTCGCTACGCCACCCTCGACCACCCCTTCCACTGCCCGCGGGCGCTGAAGGTGCCCAGCTACCTCAACTACAAGTTCCTGGGCGAGAAGGACTGCGCGGCGCCCTGCGAGCCCGCCCGCCCCGACGGCCACATGTTCTTCAACGAGGACGAGATCCGCTTCGCCCGCATCTGGATCCTCATCTGGTCCGTGCTGTGCTGCGCCTCCACCTTCTTCACCGTCACCACCTACCTGGTGGACATGCAGCGCTTCCGCTACCCCGAGCGGCCCATCATCTTCCTCTCGGGCTGCTACACCATGGTGTCGGTGGCCTACATCGCTGGCTTCGTGCTGGAGGAGCGGGTGGTTTGCAACGAGCGCTTCCAGGAGGACGGCTACCGCACGGTGGTGCAGGGCACCAAGAAGGAGGGCTGCACCATCCTCTTCATGATGCTCTACTTCTTCAGCATGGCCAGCTCCATCTGGTGGGTCATCCTCTCCCTCACCTGGTTCCTGGCCGCCGGCATGAAGTGGGGCCACGAGGCCATCGAGGCCAACTCCCAGTACTTCCACCTGGCCGCCTGGGCCGTGCCGGCCGTCAAGACCATCACCATCCTGGCCATGGGGCAGATCGACGGGGACCTGCTGAGCGGCGTCTGCTTCGTGGGGCTCAACAACATCGACCCGCTGCGGGGCTTCGTGCTGGCCCCGCTCTTTGTCTACCTCTTCATCGGCACCTCCTTCCTGCTGGCTGGCTTCGTCTCCCTCTTCCGCATCCGCACCATCATGAAGCACGGCGGCACCAAAACCGAGAAGCTCGAGCGGCTGATGGTGCGCATCGGCGTCTTCAGCGTCCTCTACACCGTGCCGGCCACCATCGTCATTGCCTGCTACTTCTACGAGCAGGCGTTCCGCGAGCACTGGGAGCGCAGCTGGATCAGCCAGAACTGCAAGAGCCTGGCCATCCCCTGCCCGCTCCACTTCACGCCCCGCATGAGCCCGGACTTCACCGTCTACATGATCAAGTACCTCATGACTCTCATCGTTGGCATCACCTCGGGCTTTTGGATATGGTCAGGCAAAACCCTGCACTCGTGGAGGAAGTTCTACACGCGGCTCACCAACAGCAAGCAGGGCGAGACGACGGTGTGA